In the genome of Bacillus sp. S3, one region contains:
- a CDS encoding hemolysin family protein yields the protein MIWINVIIIAVLIALTAFFVASEFAIVRVRTTRIDQLVSEGNKKAIAARKVISNLDGYLSATQVGITITSLILGWRGESTVREILGPVFTWIHLPLSLEPVISTILAFIIITFFNVVIGELAPKTFAIQKAEEIILLFARPMIIFYKLLYPFIWILNRSARFITGLFGVKPASEQELNLSEEELRMLLSQSYESGEINQSEYKYMNKIFEFDDRIAKEIMVPRTEVIMMPKDATMDEIIETVKEEKYTRYPIIDGDKDNILGIVNIKEILTDCIQQKCSGEEPLIPYLKPVIHVIETIPIKELLVKLQKNRSHLAVLSDEYGGTAGIVTVEDILEEIVGEIRDEFDMDELPLIQKISNENFILDGKVLISEVNDLLGTTLEEDDVDTIGGWFLTQKFDVHKGDSIEKDGFIFQITEIEGHHIVFIEVKKAEAPTG from the coding sequence ATGATTTGGATAAATGTCATAATAATAGCTGTTCTTATTGCTCTAACTGCTTTTTTTGTTGCTTCCGAATTTGCCATTGTAAGGGTAAGAACGACCCGGATTGATCAATTAGTGTCTGAAGGGAATAAAAAAGCAATTGCCGCGAGAAAAGTAATTTCTAACCTGGACGGATACCTTTCGGCCACACAAGTAGGCATTACCATTACTTCTTTAATATTAGGATGGCGCGGAGAGTCAACCGTCCGTGAGATACTGGGACCCGTTTTTACGTGGATTCACCTGCCATTATCCTTAGAACCAGTCATATCGACCATTCTTGCGTTTATCATCATTACTTTTTTTAATGTAGTAATTGGTGAATTAGCACCAAAGACATTTGCAATCCAAAAAGCGGAAGAAATTATTTTGCTCTTTGCCCGGCCAATGATAATATTTTACAAACTGTTATATCCGTTCATTTGGATCCTTAATCGATCGGCTCGGTTTATAACCGGTTTGTTCGGAGTTAAACCGGCTTCCGAGCAAGAACTTAACCTTTCCGAAGAAGAATTACGCATGCTCCTTTCTCAAAGCTATGAGAGCGGGGAGATCAATCAATCAGAGTACAAGTATATGAATAAAATATTTGAGTTTGATGATCGAATTGCCAAAGAAATCATGGTGCCAAGAACTGAGGTCATTATGATGCCAAAAGATGCCACAATGGATGAAATTATTGAAACGGTTAAAGAGGAAAAATACACAAGGTATCCAATTATTGATGGTGATAAAGACAACATTTTAGGCATTGTCAATATCAAGGAAATTTTAACGGATTGTATCCAGCAAAAATGCAGCGGGGAAGAACCACTTATTCCCTATTTAAAGCCAGTCATTCATGTGATTGAAACGATCCCAATAAAAGAACTTTTAGTGAAGCTGCAAAAAAACCGCTCACATTTGGCCGTTTTATCTGATGAATATGGCGGGACTGCCGGTATCGTCACGGTCGAAGACATTCTTGAAGAAATTGTTGGAGAAATTCGCGATGAGTTTGATATGGACGAGCTCCCTCTGATCCAGAAAATAAGTAATGAAAACTTTATATTAGATGGAAAAGTCCTGATAAGCGAAGTAAATGACCTTCTTGGAACGACTTTAGAAGAGGATGATGTGGACACGATTGGCGGCTGGTTTTTAACGCAAAAGTTTGATGTCCATAAAGGAGATTCCATTGAAAAAGACGGTTTCATCTTCCAAATTACGGAAATAGAGGGCCATCATATTGTATTTATAGAAGTAAAAAAAGCGGAAGCGCCCACTGGTTAG
- a CDS encoding hemolysin family protein — protein MDIFNLVIIAILIALTAFFVASEFAIVKIRSSRIDQLIEEGNSKAVSAKRVISNLDEYLSACQLGITITALGLGWIGESTIEHMLGPLFHQLNIPESATKALSIGIAFATITFLHVVVGELAPKTLAIQKAELITMLVSRPLILFYKIMFPFIWVLNGSARVVSSMFGLKPVSESEIAHTEEELRIILSESYKSGEINQSEFKYVNKIFEFDNRIAKEIMVPRTELVSLSKDDSLETFLQVLREEKFTRYPVIDGDKDHIIGLINIKEVMTDLIGNEKPTTQTLESYTRPIIRVIETIPIHDLLVKMQKDRVHMAILMDEYGGTSGLVTVEDILEEIVGEIRDEFDMDEIPEIRKIKENHYIIDSKVLVTEVNDLLGVEIDDEDIDTIGGWILTENYDAKEGDIIHHEAYTFKILDMEDHHIKYIEVTKHVQNEESNIPQIAVSKSGVLS, from the coding sequence TTGGACATATTTAACTTGGTTATTATAGCCATTTTAATTGCTTTAACTGCTTTTTTTGTAGCTTCAGAATTTGCTATTGTTAAGATTAGAAGTTCAAGAATTGATCAGTTAATTGAGGAAGGGAATTCGAAGGCTGTTTCTGCCAAAAGAGTAATTTCAAACCTTGATGAATATCTGTCTGCCTGTCAATTAGGTATTACGATAACAGCTTTAGGTTTAGGTTGGATTGGAGAATCAACCATTGAGCACATGCTTGGCCCTCTTTTCCATCAACTAAACATTCCTGAGAGCGCCACGAAAGCATTATCAATCGGAATTGCGTTTGCAACCATTACGTTTTTACATGTTGTGGTTGGTGAGCTCGCACCTAAAACACTGGCCATACAGAAGGCTGAACTGATTACCATGCTTGTTTCACGTCCGCTTATCCTTTTTTATAAAATCATGTTCCCGTTTATTTGGGTTCTGAATGGATCTGCACGTGTTGTTTCAAGTATGTTTGGGCTAAAGCCTGTTTCCGAAAGTGAAATAGCCCATACAGAGGAAGAACTTCGAATAATCCTATCTGAAAGCTATAAAAGTGGTGAAATTAACCAATCAGAGTTTAAGTATGTAAATAAAATTTTTGAATTTGATAACAGAATTGCAAAAGAAATCATGGTTCCTAGAACGGAATTGGTATCTTTGTCAAAGGATGATTCATTGGAAACCTTTCTACAGGTTCTCCGCGAGGAAAAGTTCACAAGGTATCCTGTCATCGATGGCGATAAAGACCATATCATTGGTCTCATCAATATCAAGGAGGTCATGACCGATTTAATAGGCAACGAAAAACCAACAACTCAAACACTTGAGAGCTATACACGACCTATCATCAGAGTGATTGAAACTATTCCAATTCATGATTTATTAGTAAAAATGCAAAAGGACCGCGTTCATATGGCGATTTTAATGGATGAATATGGCGGAACTTCCGGACTTGTAACGGTTGAGGATATACTGGAAGAAATTGTTGGCGAAATTCGTGATGAATTTGATATGGATGAGATCCCTGAGATTCGCAAAATTAAAGAAAACCATTATATTATTGACTCGAAGGTTTTAGTGACTGAGGTTAACGATCTATTGGGTGTTGAAATTGACGATGAAGATATCGATACAATTGGCGGTTGGATACTGACCGAAAATTACGACGCTAAGGAAGGCGATATCATTCATCATGAAGCATACACCTTTAAAATCCTTGATATGGAAGACCATCATATTAAATATATTGAAGTAACAAAACATGTTCAAAATGAAGAATCCAATATCCCGCAAATTGCTGTTTCAAAATCCGGGGTGCTATCATAA
- a CDS encoding HesB/YadR/YfhF family protein — MFISIDEKASLWFTKEFEFNKPFSIRMFPQYAGFGQKHKGYSLAFSAEHPANAGFTKEVNGINFYVEGNDVWFFEDTKTYLSVDNFLDEIQVIFKEETAVQ; from the coding sequence ATGTTCATATCTATCGACGAAAAAGCTTCATTATGGTTCACAAAAGAATTTGAATTTAATAAACCATTCAGCATTCGGATGTTTCCTCAATATGCTGGGTTTGGCCAAAAACATAAAGGCTATAGTCTTGCCTTTTCTGCTGAACATCCTGCAAACGCAGGCTTTACAAAAGAGGTAAATGGAATTAATTTCTATGTTGAAGGAAATGATGTTTGGTTCTTCGAGGATACCAAAACTTACTTATCTGTTGACAATTTCCTCGATGAAATACAGGTTATATTTAAGGAAGAGACTGCGGTTCAATAA
- a CDS encoding MerR family transcriptional regulator → MGEIAEIAHVSKRTIDYYTSIGLLEAERSKSNYRIYSDDSLDDLKFIEECKSLHFPLDEIRRKLEMRKAKNIRDSEVEKHVSAVTQQMKQLYSDLFDLQPILENLDEQQKEMFTRNLSLLRTALRKSLLNVTS, encoded by the coding sequence ATTGGTGAAATAGCAGAAATAGCGCATGTGTCAAAGCGAACGATTGACTACTATACGTCTATTGGCTTATTGGAGGCAGAACGCTCTAAATCAAATTACCGCATCTATTCGGATGATTCATTAGATGATTTAAAGTTTATAGAAGAATGCAAGAGTCTTCACTTTCCATTAGACGAGATTAGAAGAAAACTAGAAATGCGCAAAGCTAAGAATATCCGTGATTCAGAAGTGGAAAAACATGTAAGTGCTGTTACACAGCAGATGAAACAGTTGTATAGTGACTTGTTCGATCTTCAGCCTATTCTTGAAAACTTGGATGAGCAGCAGAAAGAAATGTTTACTCGCAATCTAAGCCTGCTCCGAACCGCACTTAGAAAATCCCTTTTGAATGTTACGAGCTAA
- the atpB gene encoding F0F1 ATP synthase subunit A: MFHLTFDLSIILTTTAAAIIVFLIAYLFTRNSTTNTPNKWQNFMEWLLEFIKDIMHSSMVASNNLFILSTGVSLFMYLFIANLMGVPFSIVTTDENSVAWWKSPTADAHVTMTLAIMIIAYTHFIDIRLHGFKHFFVSFFKPFKVLFPINAIEQLATTLTLGLRLFGNIYAGEVMLALLAGAVTHGLVISLLASVPMLIWQAFCIFIGAIQAYIFVTLTMVYIAHRLT; encoded by the coding sequence TTGTTTCATTTAACATTTGATTTATCCATCATCTTAACCACTACCGCAGCTGCCATTATTGTATTTCTCATCGCCTATTTATTCACAAGAAATTCAACAACAAATACACCTAATAAATGGCAGAATTTTATGGAGTGGCTTCTGGAGTTTATTAAGGACATCATGCATTCTTCAATGGTTGCTTCAAACAATTTATTTATTTTGTCGACAGGAGTTTCTTTATTCATGTACTTGTTCATAGCAAATCTTATGGGGGTCCCCTTCTCCATTGTTACGACTGATGAAAATTCTGTTGCCTGGTGGAAATCCCCCACTGCTGATGCACATGTAACAATGACTCTGGCCATCATGATCATCGCATATACCCACTTCATTGATATTCGCCTGCATGGCTTTAAACATTTTTTTGTTAGTTTCTTTAAACCCTTTAAGGTTTTGTTCCCAATCAATGCCATAGAACAGCTCGCCACCACCTTAACGCTCGGTCTCCGTTTGTTTGGAAATATATATGCAGGGGAAGTTATGCTCGCTCTTTTAGCAGGTGCTGTCACACATGGATTGGTCATCAGTCTGCTAGCATCTGTACCAATGTTAATCTGGCAGGCATTTTGTATTTTTATTGGTGCGATTCAAGCCTATATCTTTGTTACACTTACAATGGTTTATATCGCTCATCGATTAACATAA
- a CDS encoding CGCGG family rSAM-modified RiPP protein, with translation MNKDWTKDLEHDEYEQDIDLIIKDALTAVEETAKGCFVNLVTSSVFGSPVDYLQPLIEEMYPKKVKIKFIDQCGCGGYVLRVWKI, from the coding sequence ATGAATAAAGATTGGACGAAGGACTTGGAGCATGATGAATATGAACAGGATATTGACCTAATCATAAAAGATGCATTAACAGCAGTGGAAGAGACCGCTAAAGGCTGTTTTGTGAACCTTGTGACCTCCTCAGTATTTGGCAGTCCCGTTGACTATTTACAGCCCTTAATAGAGGAGATGTATCCAAAGAAAGTAAAGATTAAATTCATTGATCAGTGCGGGTGCGGAGGTTATGTATTGCGGGTTTGGAAAATCTGA
- a CDS encoding ATP synthase F0 subunit B has translation MGDLTLFGLPISLGTMVYQAIIFTVLVFILKRFVFKKLVDILDKRKEHIENQLELTEKYKFDAKINLQASEDILKKAKIEAREILQRSEKEAMQIIQDAKEEVRKIKKEENEDAFLSPSHSYPRNTQIRGA, from the coding sequence ATGGGGGATTTAACGTTATTCGGACTTCCTATTTCTCTGGGCACAATGGTATACCAAGCCATAATTTTTACTGTTTTAGTATTTATTTTAAAGAGGTTTGTTTTTAAAAAACTTGTGGATATTCTTGATAAAAGGAAAGAGCATATAGAAAACCAACTGGAGTTAACGGAAAAGTACAAATTTGACGCAAAAATAAACCTTCAAGCTAGCGAGGATATCCTCAAAAAGGCTAAAATAGAAGCAAGAGAAATTCTACAGCGGAGCGAAAAAGAAGCTATGCAGATCATTCAAGATGCAAAAGAAGAGGTGAGAAAAATAAAAAAAGAGGAAAATGAAGACGCCTTTTTATCACCTTCACACTCGTATCCCCGAAATACTCAAATAAGGGGGGCATAA
- a CDS encoding GNAT family N-acetyltransferase, whose translation MFTLKVDHEIELQLFQRHHALKLYQLVEENREHLREWMPWVDSMTSLYQFETIIPVWLTQFAENSGMNVGILYNGNLVGSLGLHQIDWYNSMASIGYYLARNAEGHGVITRSVQAFLNYAFFQLGLNRIEIRCGVKNKKSRAIPERLGFVREGKIRDGEQLNGQFHDLIVYSMLARDWDSLHI comes from the coding sequence ATGTTTACTTTAAAAGTTGATCACGAAATTGAGCTTCAATTGTTCCAACGGCATCATGCCTTAAAGTTGTATCAGCTTGTTGAGGAAAATCGAGAACATTTGCGGGAATGGATGCCATGGGTGGATAGTATGACCTCCCTCTATCAATTTGAGACCATTATTCCGGTGTGGCTTACACAATTTGCTGAAAATAGTGGTATGAACGTTGGGATTCTTTATAATGGTAACCTTGTCGGCTCTTTGGGATTGCACCAAATTGATTGGTACAACAGTATGGCGAGTATTGGTTATTATCTTGCTAGAAATGCAGAAGGTCATGGAGTTATCACTCGTTCCGTTCAAGCCTTTCTAAATTACGCCTTTTTCCAATTAGGATTAAACCGGATTGAAATTCGCTGCGGCGTGAAAAACAAGAAAAGCCGGGCGATACCTGAAAGACTTGGATTTGTAAGGGAAGGGAAAATTCGGGATGGGGAACAATTAAATGGTCAGTTTCATGATCTAATTGTTTATAGCATGCTTGCCCGTGATTGGGATTCCTTACACATTTAA